A region from the Nesterenkonia lacusekhoensis genome encodes:
- the xseA gene encoding exodeoxyribonuclease VII large subunit → MATLPGSSHETSAESPWPLSHFSGKLKAHIDRVAPTWVEGQLVEFTLRNGNAWMTLRDLEQEVSFSCVAWRHVASGLDGVVQPGSRVVAQVKPNLYEKTGRLSLVTHQMRPVGLGDLLARVEQLKRELTAEGLFEPSRKQPLPLLPTRIGLITGRDSDAKKDVLRNVHARWAAAEFEIREVAVQGTAAPTAVAEALAELDAMPAVDVIVIARGGGALEEVVLPFSDERLIRAVSSARTPVVSAIGHEADRPLLDEVADVRASTPTGSAKLLVPEELQERENITAARSRMSQGVQRLIARETEWLEAVRSRPVLARPEDMISARREDLVSLRRRALVSMEAAVARAQDWVTHTRARVTGLSPQSTLDRGYAVVQSQQQIIRDAAELTPGTEVRVMVAAGEFTADVTDVTSGETR, encoded by the coding sequence ATGGCAACCCTACCCGGCTCCAGCCACGAGACCTCGGCGGAATCCCCATGGCCCCTGTCTCACTTCTCCGGCAAGCTCAAAGCCCATATCGACCGGGTGGCCCCCACCTGGGTGGAGGGCCAGCTGGTGGAGTTCACCCTGCGCAACGGCAACGCCTGGATGACCCTGCGGGACCTCGAACAGGAGGTCTCCTTCTCCTGCGTGGCATGGCGGCATGTGGCCTCCGGCCTCGACGGCGTGGTCCAGCCCGGCTCCCGCGTGGTGGCCCAGGTCAAACCGAACCTCTATGAGAAGACCGGACGGCTCTCCCTGGTCACCCACCAGATGCGTCCGGTGGGCCTGGGCGATCTGCTCGCCCGGGTGGAACAGCTCAAGCGCGAACTGACCGCCGAAGGGCTCTTCGAACCCTCGCGCAAGCAGCCGCTGCCGCTGCTGCCGACGCGCATCGGGCTGATCACCGGCCGGGATTCGGACGCGAAGAAGGACGTGCTGCGCAACGTCCACGCTCGGTGGGCCGCCGCAGAGTTCGAGATCCGCGAGGTGGCCGTCCAGGGCACTGCCGCCCCCACCGCAGTGGCGGAGGCCCTGGCCGAGCTGGACGCGATGCCCGCAGTGGACGTGATCGTGATCGCCCGCGGCGGCGGCGCGCTCGAAGAGGTGGTGCTTCCCTTCTCCGATGAGCGGCTGATCCGCGCGGTCTCATCCGCCCGGACCCCGGTGGTCTCGGCCATCGGGCACGAGGCGGACCGCCCGCTGCTCGACGAGGTGGCCGATGTGCGGGCCTCCACGCCGACCGGCTCAGCCAAGCTGCTCGTCCCGGAGGAGCTCCAGGAGCGCGAGAACATCACAGCGGCACGCTCACGGATGTCCCAAGGTGTTCAGCGGCTCATCGCCCGGGAGACCGAATGGCTGGAAGCGGTGCGCTCCCGTCCGGTGCTGGCCCGCCCAGAGGATATGATCTCAGCCCGCCGCGAAGATCTGGTGAGCCTCCGGCGTCGAGCCCTGGTCTCCATGGAGGCCGCAGTAGCCCGCGCCCAGGACTGGGTGACCCACACCCGGGCCAGGGTCACAGGGCTGTCCCCGCAGTCCACACTGGACCGCGGCTATGCCGTGGTCCAGTCCCAGCAGCAGATCATCCGCGACGCCGCCGAGCTGACACCGGGCACAGAGGTCCGGGTCATGGTGGCCGCAGGAGAATTCACCGCAGATGTGACCGACGTGACGTCAGGAGAGACACGATGA
- a CDS encoding MFS transporter has translation MSEETSSRALGHEPGSPAYRRLLVSLFFIGVATFAQLYSPQGLLPLIATDQGVSADRAALMVSAATLGLALGVIPWSYIGDAVGRKPAMGWAIGLACLFAVLSAVTPMVAEDWGFPLALVMRLVEGFMLGGVPALAVAYLNEEVSSRAAAVAAGTYVSGTTLGGLSGRIIAAPVGEQIGWKLGMLTVTALAVICVVIFLKLAPAAQNFTPRRTRMGEAVRALTGNLRSSALWVIYLQGFLTMGGFVAMYNYLGFQLTGPEFGMPLWLSSFIFLAYLAGTFSSPRAGKLASRYSRKQVLIWGNVIMMAGVGLTLISSIWMIIVGMVVLTGGFFASHAVASGWAGASAVAGRAQSASLYNLGYYAGSSVLGFIGGIFLHLAGWPGTVGMVLGLAAVATVLVAVVLPRN, from the coding sequence GTGAGCGAGGAGACCAGCAGCCGGGCTCTCGGCCATGAGCCAGGTTCACCGGCCTACCGTCGACTGCTGGTCTCGCTGTTCTTCATCGGGGTGGCGACCTTCGCCCAGCTCTATTCGCCGCAGGGCCTGCTGCCGCTGATCGCCACAGACCAGGGTGTGAGTGCCGATCGGGCCGCGCTCATGGTCTCAGCGGCCACGCTCGGGCTGGCGTTGGGCGTGATCCCTTGGTCGTATATCGGCGACGCGGTGGGCCGAAAACCCGCCATGGGCTGGGCCATCGGTCTGGCCTGTCTCTTCGCGGTTCTCTCTGCGGTGACCCCGATGGTCGCCGAGGACTGGGGCTTCCCGCTGGCGCTGGTCATGCGGCTGGTCGAAGGGTTCATGCTCGGTGGGGTCCCGGCTCTGGCTGTGGCCTATCTGAACGAAGAGGTCAGCAGCCGAGCCGCCGCGGTGGCTGCCGGCACCTATGTCTCCGGGACCACGCTGGGCGGACTCTCTGGTCGCATCATCGCTGCGCCTGTGGGCGAGCAGATCGGGTGGAAGCTGGGAATGCTCACCGTCACCGCTCTGGCGGTGATCTGTGTGGTGATCTTCCTGAAGCTGGCCCCGGCTGCGCAGAACTTCACGCCGCGGCGGACCCGCATGGGGGAGGCGGTGCGTGCTCTGACCGGGAACCTGCGCTCCAGCGCACTGTGGGTGATCTACCTGCAGGGGTTCCTGACCATGGGCGGCTTCGTGGCCATGTACAACTACCTCGGCTTCCAACTCACCGGCCCGGAGTTCGGGATGCCGCTCTGGCTGAGCTCCTTCATCTTCCTGGCCTATCTGGCCGGGACCTTCTCCTCGCCGCGGGCGGGGAAGCTGGCCTCGCGATACTCCCGCAAGCAGGTGCTGATCTGGGGCAACGTCATCATGATGGCCGGCGTCGGACTGACTCTGATCAGCAGCATCTGGATGATCATCGTGGGCATGGTGGTGCTCACCGGCGGCTTCTTCGCCTCCCACGCCGTGGCCTCCGGCTGGGCGGGCGCCTCAGCAGTGGCAGGTCGGGCCCAGTCGGCGTCGCTGTACAACCTGGGCTACTACGCCGGCTCCTCAGTGCTGGGCTTCATCGGCGGGATCTTCCTCCATCTGGCGGGTTGGCCCGGGACTGTCGGCATGGTGCTGGGGCTGGCGGCCGTGGCGACTGTGCTGGTGGCCGTCGT
- a CDS encoding exodeoxyribonuclease VII small subunit, translated as MSENTPETAETSFAAARLDDVEQLSYEQAREELIAVVTKLETGGAPLEESLALWQRGEALADRCERWLDGATTRLEEVRKSLEGPSEED; from the coding sequence ATGAGTGAGAACACCCCCGAGACCGCGGAGACGTCCTTCGCCGCTGCACGGCTCGACGACGTCGAGCAGCTCTCCTACGAGCAGGCTCGCGAGGAGCTGATCGCCGTGGTGACCAAGCTGGAGACCGGAGGGGCGCCGCTGGAGGAGTCACTGGCTCTCTGGCAGCGCGGCGAGGCGCTTGCCGACCGCTGCGAGCGCTGGCTCGACGGCGCCACCACCCGGCTCGAAGAGGTCAGGAAATCCTTGGAGGGCCCGTCCGAGGAAGATTGA
- a CDS encoding 4-hydroxy-3-methylbut-2-enyl diphosphate reductase produces the protein MTTTAAPDRSHASRQHISVPTPMVPRRRRSPEEVAAASTFEGPRKVLLAAPRGYCAGVDRAVIAVEKALETHGAPVYVRKEIVHNRHVVDTLTEKGVIFVEEAEEVPEGELLVFSAHGVSPAVKQSAAERNLETIDATCPLVTKVHREAVRFTTKDEYHILLIGHDGHEEVEGTFGHAPESTTIVNGPWEVDQIEVPDPDRLIWLSQTTLSVDEAMETVAKLRERFPNLQDPPSDDICYATSNRQAAIKKVAPQVDLVIVVGSANSSNSVRLKEVAEEYGAKRAERVDYANQVDEAWFEDAQTVGVTSGASVPEVLVQEVLRLLEEYGYGDVEEVVTAEEDIVFSLPKEVRKALKDAGADDVGRGGRRRSACNTE, from the coding sequence ATGACCACCACCGCAGCGCCTGACCGTTCTCACGCCTCGCGCCAGCACATCTCGGTCCCCACACCGATGGTTCCGCGCCGGCGTCGCAGCCCGGAGGAGGTGGCGGCCGCCTCGACGTTCGAGGGGCCCCGAAAGGTCCTGCTCGCCGCTCCGCGCGGCTACTGCGCCGGCGTCGACCGTGCCGTGATCGCCGTGGAGAAGGCTCTGGAGACTCACGGCGCTCCGGTCTATGTGCGCAAGGAGATCGTGCACAACCGTCACGTGGTGGACACGTTGACGGAGAAGGGCGTCATCTTCGTCGAAGAGGCCGAGGAGGTTCCCGAGGGTGAGCTTCTGGTCTTCTCAGCGCACGGCGTCTCCCCGGCGGTCAAGCAGTCCGCGGCCGAGCGGAACCTGGAGACCATCGACGCCACCTGTCCGCTGGTGACCAAGGTCCACCGTGAGGCCGTGCGCTTCACCACCAAAGACGAGTACCACATCCTGCTCATCGGTCATGACGGCCATGAGGAGGTCGAAGGCACCTTCGGCCACGCTCCGGAGTCGACCACCATCGTCAACGGGCCGTGGGAGGTGGACCAGATCGAGGTCCCGGACCCGGACCGGCTGATCTGGCTGAGCCAGACCACGCTCTCGGTGGACGAGGCCATGGAGACGGTGGCCAAGCTGCGTGAGCGGTTCCCCAATCTGCAGGATCCGCCCAGCGATGACATCTGCTACGCCACCTCCAACCGACAGGCTGCGATCAAGAAGGTCGCCCCGCAGGTCGACCTGGTGATCGTGGTCGGCTCAGCGAACTCCTCGAACTCGGTTCGGCTGAAGGAGGTCGCCGAGGAGTACGGCGCCAAGCGGGCTGAGCGGGTGGACTACGCCAACCAGGTGGACGAGGCGTGGTTCGAAGACGCCCAGACCGTCGGCGTGACCTCGGGTGCCTCCGTTCCGGAGGTGCTGGTCCAGGAGGTGCTGCGCCTGCTGGAGGAGTACGGCTACGGCGACGTCGAGGAGGTCGTCACCGCCGAGGAGGACATCGTCTTCTCCCTGCCCAAGGAGGTCCGCAAGGCCCTCAAGGACGCAGGAGCCGACGACGTCGGCCGCGGCGGTCGCCGCCGCAGCGCCTGCAACACGGAGTAG
- a CDS encoding pyridoxal phosphate-dependent aminotransferase, whose protein sequence is MEEFEEFTQAQKLRNVRYDVRGPIAVEAARLEQAGHRITKLNIGNMAPFGFEAPDSILVDMIKNLPTAQGYSDSKGIYSARTAVAQYYQTKGMKDADVEDVILGNGVSELITMTLQALINPGDEILIPAPDYPLWTGITALCQGTPVHYICDESNHWWPDPEEIESKITARTKALVLINPNNPTGAVYPREILEAMVDVARRHDIMLLADEIYEKITYDGAEMINACTLSDDVFTITFSGLSKTWRVAGFRSGWMYISGPKYRAKNYLEGLSLMSNLRMCPNVPAQHAIQTALGGYQSIDEFIHPGGRLYEQRNVAYKLLSDIEGVQVEQMDGAMYLFPRLDPEIYPIENDEAFVIELLRQQKILVSHGRAFNWVDDQHFRLVALPAVEELEEAIAGIADFLTGYRDALIRG, encoded by the coding sequence ATGGAGGAATTCGAGGAGTTCACGCAGGCGCAGAAGCTCCGCAACGTCCGCTACGACGTCCGGGGCCCCATCGCAGTGGAGGCGGCACGCCTCGAGCAGGCGGGCCATCGCATCACCAAGCTGAACATCGGCAATATGGCGCCCTTCGGCTTCGAGGCGCCGGATTCCATCCTGGTCGACATGATCAAGAATCTGCCCACCGCCCAGGGCTACTCCGATTCCAAGGGCATCTATTCCGCCCGGACTGCGGTGGCGCAGTATTACCAGACCAAGGGCATGAAGGATGCCGACGTCGAGGATGTCATCCTCGGCAACGGCGTCTCCGAGCTGATCACGATGACGCTGCAGGCGCTGATCAACCCCGGCGACGAGATCCTGATCCCGGCCCCTGACTACCCGCTGTGGACCGGCATCACGGCACTGTGCCAGGGCACTCCGGTCCACTACATCTGCGATGAGTCCAACCATTGGTGGCCGGATCCGGAGGAGATCGAGTCAAAGATCACGGCGCGGACCAAGGCGCTGGTGCTGATCAATCCGAATAACCCCACCGGCGCGGTCTACCCCCGAGAGATCCTCGAGGCGATGGTCGACGTCGCTCGGCGCCACGACATCATGCTGTTGGCTGATGAGATCTACGAGAAGATCACCTACGACGGCGCGGAGATGATCAACGCCTGCACGCTCTCCGACGATGTCTTCACCATCACCTTCTCCGGGCTCTCCAAGACCTGGCGCGTGGCCGGCTTCCGCTCCGGGTGGATGTACATCTCAGGGCCGAAATATCGGGCCAAGAACTACCTCGAGGGCCTGAGCCTGATGTCGAACCTGCGCATGTGCCCCAACGTGCCCGCCCAGCACGCCATCCAGACGGCCCTGGGCGGCTATCAGTCCATCGACGAGTTCATCCATCCGGGCGGGCGGCTCTACGAGCAACGCAATGTGGCCTATAAGCTGCTCTCCGACATCGAGGGTGTTCAGGTGGAGCAGATGGACGGGGCGATGTATCTCTTCCCGCGGCTGGATCCGGAGATCTATCCCATCGAGAACGATGAGGCCTTCGTGATCGAGCTGCTGCGTCAGCAGAAGATCCTGGTCTCCCACGGGCGCGCCTTCAACTGGGTGGACGACCAGCACTTCCGCCTGGTCGCGCTGCCCGCGGTCGAAGAGCTGGAGGAGGCCATCGCCGGCATCGCCGACTTCCTGACCGGCTACCGGGACGCCCTCATCCGCGGCTGA
- a CDS encoding pyridoxal phosphate-dependent aminotransferase, giving the protein MQEFEEFTQSPKLQHVRYDVRGPIAQEAARLEREGNRITRLNIGNPAPFGFEAPDSIRATMINNLAQAQGYSDSRGIYSARIAIAQYYQSRGMTEADPDDVYLGNGVSELISMVLQAMLASGDEVLIPSPDYPLWTGATALSGGKAVHYICDESNSWWPDPEEVESKVTDRTKALVLINPNNPTGAVYPREILEAMVDICRRHNLMLLSDEIYENITFDDAEMVNACTVVRETGNDVFTITFSGLSKTWRVAGFRSGWIYLSGATHRAQNYLEGLTLLMNMRMCANVPSQYAIQAALGGHQSIEDLIAPGGRLYEQRTLAHRLLSEIEGVDVHQADGALYLFPRLDPEIYPIEDDEAFVIELLRQQKILVSHGRAFNWIDSNHFRLVTLPNVEELESAIAGIAEFLSDYRDAAATR; this is encoded by the coding sequence ATGCAGGAATTCGAGGAGTTCACCCAGTCGCCCAAGCTCCAGCACGTCCGATACGACGTCCGTGGCCCGATCGCCCAGGAGGCGGCGCGGCTGGAGCGCGAGGGCAACAGGATCACGCGGCTGAACATCGGCAACCCTGCTCCCTTCGGCTTCGAGGCTCCGGACTCGATCCGGGCCACGATGATCAACAATCTGGCGCAGGCTCAGGGCTACTCGGATTCCCGGGGGATCTATTCGGCACGCATCGCCATCGCCCAGTACTACCAGTCCCGCGGCATGACCGAGGCGGACCCGGATGACGTCTACCTCGGCAACGGGGTCTCCGAGCTGATCTCCATGGTGCTTCAAGCCATGTTGGCCTCCGGCGACGAGGTGCTCATCCCCTCGCCGGACTACCCGCTGTGGACCGGTGCCACCGCTCTCTCCGGCGGCAAGGCCGTCCACTACATCTGCGATGAGTCGAACTCCTGGTGGCCGGATCCCGAAGAGGTGGAGTCCAAGGTCACCGACCGGACCAAGGCGCTGGTGCTGATCAATCCGAACAACCCCACAGGCGCCGTGTACCCCCGGGAGATCCTCGAGGCCATGGTGGACATCTGCCGCCGGCACAACCTGATGCTGCTCTCGGATGAGATCTACGAGAACATCACCTTCGACGACGCGGAGATGGTCAACGCCTGCACCGTGGTGCGCGAGACCGGCAACGACGTCTTCACCATCACCTTCTCCGGGCTCTCCAAGACCTGGCGCGTGGCCGGCTTCCGCTCCGGCTGGATCTATCTCTCCGGGGCCACCCACCGCGCACAGAACTATCTGGAGGGCCTGACCCTGCTGATGAATATGCGCATGTGTGCCAACGTCCCCTCCCAGTACGCGATCCAGGCGGCCCTGGGCGGACACCAGTCCATCGAGGACCTCATCGCTCCCGGTGGGAGGCTCTACGAGCAGCGCACCCTCGCTCACCGTTTGCTCTCCGAGATCGAGGGCGTGGACGTCCATCAGGCCGACGGGGCCCTGTATCTCTTCCCACGGCTGGATCCGGAGATCTATCCCATCGAGGACGATGAGGCCTTCGTGATCGAGCTGCTGCGTCAGCAGAAGATCCTGGTCTCCCACGGGCGGGCCTTCAACTGGATCGACTCCAACCACTTCCGGCTGGTGACCCTGCCCAATGTGGAAGAGCTGGAGAGCGCCATCGCCGGCATCGCCGAGTTCCTCAGCGACTACCGCGACGCCGCCGCCACGCGCTGA
- a CDS encoding SRPBCC domain-containing protein: MTSAAEFTITRILNAPRSLVWRAWIEEEELAHWLHPFGVSTDSISFDVQVGGRLAYTMTDEQTELVLHLRGIAGEPGDGFVYDGWDEALTNFTRHVEGLSRG; encoded by the coding sequence ATGACTTCTGCAGCAGAATTCACCATCACCCGCATTCTCAACGCGCCGCGGAGCCTGGTGTGGCGCGCCTGGATCGAGGAGGAGGAGCTCGCCCACTGGCTGCACCCCTTCGGCGTGAGCACCGACTCCATCTCCTTCGACGTCCAGGTGGGAGGCCGCCTGGCCTACACGATGACCGACGAGCAGACCGAACTCGTCCTGCACCTGCGTGGGATAGCCGGCGAGCCCGGCGACGGCTTCGTCTATGACGGCTGGGACGAAGCACTGACGAACTTCACCCGCCATGTGGAAGGCCTCAGCCGCGGATGA